One window of Novosphingobium sp. 9U genomic DNA carries:
- a CDS encoding phosphoenolpyruvate carboxykinase, with translation METTLTASLSYPLDRQGIITDATIHANLGTAPLVEHAVANGEGMLAADGPFVVQTGKHTGRSAKDKFIVRDAETENTVWWGKTNVSMTPEHFANLKEDFFAALGSKDKLYVADLFGGSQPEHRVNVRVINEFAWHNLFIRTLLVRPKADELTSFAPEYTIIDLPSFRADPERHGSRTETVIAVNFSEKLILIGGTSYAGEMKKSVFGILNYLLPTKGVMPMHCSANIGADGKTAVFFGLSGTGKTTLSADASRTLIGDDEHGWSDTAVFNFEGGCYAKMIRLSEEAEPEIFATTKRFGTVLENVVIDPETRKIDLDDNSLAENSRGSYPIDFIPNASEKNLGPVPANLIFLTADAYGVLPPIARLTPDQAMYHFLSGYTARVAGTEIGVTEPEATFSTCFGAPFMPRHPSIYGNLLKERIAKGGVKCWLVNTGWSGGMATMDGIKRMPIKATRALLNAALDGSLNEAEFKEDPNFGFEVPVAVPGVDSKLLDPRGAWADPAAYDKTAQTLVKQFIENFEQFEEHVDEGVRKAAPVAA, from the coding sequence ATGGAGACGACCTTGACCGCATCGCTCAGCTATCCTCTCGACCGCCAGGGCATTATCACCGACGCCACGATCCATGCCAACCTGGGCACCGCGCCGCTGGTCGAGCATGCCGTGGCGAATGGAGAGGGGATGCTGGCCGCGGACGGTCCGTTCGTGGTCCAGACCGGCAAGCACACCGGCCGCTCGGCGAAGGACAAGTTCATCGTCCGTGATGCCGAGACGGAGAACACCGTGTGGTGGGGCAAGACCAACGTCTCCATGACCCCCGAGCACTTCGCGAACCTGAAGGAAGATTTCTTCGCCGCGCTGGGCAGCAAGGACAAGCTCTACGTCGCCGACCTGTTCGGTGGCTCGCAGCCCGAGCACCGCGTGAACGTGCGCGTGATCAACGAGTTCGCGTGGCACAACCTGTTCATCCGCACGCTGCTGGTGCGCCCCAAGGCTGACGAGCTGACCAGCTTCGCGCCCGAGTACACCATCATCGACCTGCCGAGCTTCCGCGCCGATCCCGAGCGCCACGGCAGCCGCACCGAAACCGTAATCGCCGTCAACTTCTCCGAGAAGCTGATCTTGATCGGCGGCACGTCCTACGCGGGTGAGATGAAGAAGAGCGTCTTCGGCATCCTCAACTACCTGCTGCCGACCAAGGGCGTGATGCCGATGCACTGCTCGGCCAACATTGGCGCCGACGGCAAGACTGCGGTGTTCTTCGGCCTGTCCGGCACTGGCAAGACCACGCTGTCGGCCGACGCCAGCCGCACGCTGATCGGTGATGACGAGCATGGCTGGTCCGATACCGCCGTGTTCAACTTCGAGGGCGGCTGCTACGCCAAGATGATCCGTCTGTCGGAAGAGGCCGAGCCCGAGATCTTCGCCACTACCAAGCGCTTCGGCACGGTGCTGGAAAACGTGGTGATCGATCCCGAGACCCGGAAGATCGACCTCGACGACAACTCGCTGGCCGAGAACAGCCGCGGATCCTACCCGATCGACTTCATCCCGAATGCGTCGGAGAAGAACCTCGGTCCGGTGCCGGCAAACCTCATCTTCCTGACGGCCGACGCCTACGGCGTCCTGCCTCCGATCGCGCGTCTGACGCCCGACCAGGCGATGTACCACTTCCTCTCGGGCTACACCGCACGGGTCGCGGGTACCGAGATCGGCGTGACCGAACCGGAAGCGACCTTCTCGACCTGCTTCGGCGCGCCGTTCATGCCGCGTCACCCTTCGATCTACGGCAACCTCCTCAAGGAGCGCATCGCCAAGGGCGGCGTGAAGTGCTGGCTGGTGAACACCGGCTGGTCGGGCGGCATGGCTACCATGGACGGCATCAAGCGCATGCCGATCAAGGCGACGCGCGCCCTGCTCAACGCAGCACTGGACGGCAGCCTGAACGAGGCCGAGTTCAAGGAAGATCCGAACTTCGGCTTCGAGGTTCCGGTCGCGGTTCCGGGCGTCGACAGCAAGCTGCTCGACCCGCGTGGCGCCTGGGCCGATCCGGCCGCCTACGACAAGACCGCGCAGACGTTGGTCAAGCAGTTCATCGAGAACTTCGAGCAGTTCGAAGAGCATGTCGACGAGGGCGTCCGCAAGGCGGCCCCGGTCGCGGCCTGA
- a CDS encoding stimulus-sensing domain-containing protein, with the protein MAETRRGQAGPAPRWPWRISLTARILAVNVIAFALLAGSLFYIDSYRRELFAERFRLARIEAEVTAAALSGRSRAEQRKLLARIGTMQHLRLRLYDSEGELVADSFALAPPSFAFVDPAKDPPLQKAARMLDRGMDFVLGAPPIPAYRDREDTDAAGWPEIGQALSSSSTVSNRRAAPDRTPVITAATPVGARGEALLVTRNARDITEYVREARQTLAIVVGAALAISVLLSLFLARTIVDPLRVLVRAAIRVRLGRDRKVIVPRLPDRRDEIGLLARAISDMTTALRQRIDAVESFAADVAHELKNPLASLRSSIENLERVTDPDLRRQLLAVASDGVRRVDFLITEIADASRIDAELSRTTFEPVDMLRLVLAIVAERDTRGANGTCRVIVSRVGDAEMVVPGDPARLERVLHNLLDNAVSFSQPNGAIEIELAQAGDRVVVSVSDHGPGIPSAAREKVFERFHSLRPSGEEFGRHSGLGLAIARTVVEAHFGQLVATSRADERPGARLELVLPPWRERS; encoded by the coding sequence ATGGCTGAAACCCGCCGCGGTCAAGCCGGGCCGGCACCGCGCTGGCCCTGGCGTATTTCGCTGACCGCCCGCATTCTGGCGGTGAACGTGATCGCCTTTGCCCTGCTCGCCGGCAGCCTGTTCTACATCGACAGCTACCGCCGCGAGCTGTTCGCCGAACGCTTCCGCCTGGCCCGGATTGAGGCGGAGGTCACCGCCGCAGCCCTATCCGGCCGCTCCCGCGCGGAGCAGCGCAAGCTCCTAGCGCGGATCGGCACCATGCAGCACCTGCGGCTGCGGCTCTACGATAGCGAAGGCGAGCTGGTGGCCGACAGCTTCGCGCTCGCCCCGCCCTCGTTCGCCTTCGTCGATCCCGCGAAGGACCCGCCGCTGCAAAAGGCCGCGCGCATGCTCGACCGCGGCATGGACTTCGTGCTCGGCGCGCCGCCTATCCCGGCCTATCGCGATCGCGAGGATACCGATGCCGCGGGTTGGCCCGAAATCGGCCAGGCGCTGTCCAGCAGCAGCACCGTCTCCAACCGCCGGGCCGCGCCGGATCGCACGCCCGTGATCACCGCCGCCACTCCCGTCGGCGCCAGGGGCGAGGCACTGCTGGTCACCCGCAATGCACGCGATATTACCGAATACGTGCGCGAGGCCCGACAGACGCTCGCGATCGTCGTAGGCGCGGCCCTGGCGATCTCGGTGCTGCTATCGCTGTTCTTGGCTCGCACGATCGTCGACCCCTTGCGCGTGCTGGTGCGTGCGGCGATCCGCGTGCGGCTCGGCCGCGACCGCAAGGTCATCGTGCCCCGCCTGCCGGACCGGCGCGACGAGATCGGCCTGCTCGCCCGCGCGATCTCCGACATGACCACCGCGCTGCGGCAGCGTATCGACGCGGTGGAAAGCTTCGCCGCGGATGTCGCCCACGAATTGAAGAACCCCCTCGCCTCGCTGCGCAGCTCCATCGAGAACCTCGAGCGTGTCACCGATCCTGACCTTCGCCGCCAATTGCTCGCCGTGGCCAGTGACGGTGTGCGCAGGGTCGACTTCCTGATCACCGAGATCGCCGATGCCAGCCGCATCGACGCGGAGCTGAGCCGCACCACCTTCGAGCCGGTGGACATGCTGCGCCTGGTGCTCGCGATCGTGGCAGAGCGCGATACGCGCGGCGCCAACGGCACCTGCCGCGTCATCGTCTCGCGCGTGGGCGATGCTGAGATGGTGGTCCCCGGCGATCCCGCGCGGCTCGAACGCGTGCTCCACAACCTGCTCGACAACGCAGTTTCGTTCTCCCAACCGAACGGCGCGATCGAGATCGAGTTGGCGCAAGCGGGCGATCGGGTGGTCGTCTCGGTGTCCGACCACGGCCCTGGTATCCCAAGCGCCGCGCGCGAAAAGGTGTTCGAGCGATTCCACTCGCTGCGGCCTTCAGGCGAGGAGTTCGGCCGGCACAGCGGCCTTGGCCTCGCCATCGCGCGAACCGTGGTCGAAGCGCACTTCGGGCAGCTGGTCGCGACCTCTCGCGCGGACGAGCGCCCGGGCGCGCGGCTGGAGCTGGTCCTGCCGCCATGGCGTGAGCGGTCGTGA
- a CDS encoding HPr kinase/phosphorylase, protein MIAHVATTIAIGGRGVMIEGAPGTGKSALALALIDRGAVLVGDDSVLLDAAAGAVIAHPHPRTRGLLEVRNLGLLTFPVCEHAEVALVILLEPDAPRFIDAPALVERAGVVLPAVALWPEPSPPALKVEHALRLYGRPAAGYWT, encoded by the coding sequence GTGATCGCCCATGTCGCCACGACCATCGCGATCGGCGGCCGCGGCGTGATGATCGAAGGCGCGCCGGGAACCGGCAAGTCCGCGCTCGCCCTCGCCCTCATCGATCGCGGCGCAGTGCTGGTGGGCGATGACAGCGTGCTTCTGGACGCCGCCGCTGGAGCGGTGATCGCGCACCCGCATCCTCGCACGCGTGGGTTGCTCGAGGTTCGCAACCTTGGCCTGCTCACGTTCCCAGTGTGCGAGCACGCCGAAGTCGCCCTGGTGATCCTGTTGGAGCCCGATGCGCCGCGCTTCATCGACGCGCCCGCGCTGGTGGAACGCGCCGGCGTGGTTCTTCCTGCCGTGGCGCTCTGGCCGGAGCCCTCTCCGCCCGCGCTAAAGGTCGAACATGCGCTGCGGCTTTATGGCCGCCCTGCCGCGGGATATTGGACGTAA
- the rapZ gene encoding RNase adapter RapZ, with protein sequence MSDESATPVPDLPRQRLMLVTGMLGAGKTTALRVLEDLGWETVDNFPVRLLDRLIETPQAGRSDVRGPIAIGFDSRTRGFDPQGIIRKVKELGARADLEITTLFLDCSSKELERRYNETRRRHPLAADTPVDAGIRAERELLAPLRRWADVLIDTSEFTSNDLQRAMRERFGDADAQELTITVSSFGFSRGMPPVADLVFDMRFLDNPHWDPELRPLTGEDAAVGEHIRKDPAFNEAFARIRDLLLLLLPRYRAQGKAYVHIAFGCTGGRHRSVFTARELAAALRDHGFSPTLLHRNLGARAADLLEGSPRREE encoded by the coding sequence ATGTCCGACGAGTCAGCGACACCCGTTCCCGATCTCCCCCGCCAGCGCCTGATGCTCGTGACCGGGATGCTGGGTGCCGGAAAGACCACCGCCCTGCGGGTGCTGGAGGATCTGGGCTGGGAGACGGTCGACAACTTTCCGGTTCGCCTGCTCGACCGGCTGATCGAGACGCCCCAGGCGGGACGCAGCGACGTTCGCGGTCCGATCGCCATTGGCTTCGATTCGCGGACCCGCGGCTTCGATCCGCAAGGCATAATCCGCAAGGTCAAGGAACTGGGCGCGCGCGCTGACCTGGAGATCACGACGCTGTTCCTCGATTGCTCGAGCAAGGAGCTAGAGCGGCGCTACAACGAGACACGCCGGCGCCATCCGCTAGCCGCCGACACCCCTGTCGACGCCGGCATCCGCGCCGAGCGCGAGCTGCTTGCCCCCTTGCGCCGCTGGGCCGACGTTCTGATCGACACCAGCGAGTTCACCAGCAACGACCTGCAGCGCGCCATGCGCGAGCGGTTCGGCGATGCCGATGCGCAGGAACTGACGATCACCGTCTCCAGCTTCGGCTTCTCACGCGGTATGCCGCCGGTGGCAGACCTGGTGTTTGACATGCGTTTCCTCGACAATCCGCACTGGGACCCCGAACTGCGCCCGCTCACCGGCGAAGATGCGGCAGTGGGCGAGCACATCCGCAAGGACCCTGCGTTTAACGAGGCGTTCGCGCGCATCCGTGACCTGCTGCTGCTGTTGCTCCCGCGCTACAGGGCGCAGGGAAAAGCCTACGTACACATCGCGTTTGGCTGTACCGGCGGGAGACATCGGTCGGTCTTCACCGCCAGAGAGCTTGCGGCGGCCTTGCGCGACCATGGTTTTTCGCCCACATTGCTGCATCGCAACCTGGGCGCACGTGCCGCCGATCTTCTGGAAGGAAGCCCGCGGCGTGAAGAATAG
- a CDS encoding response regulator transcription factor produces the protein MNAQPSHENDIQNGAAPASATGAAAGAATARQQTVALVDDDRNILTAVSIGLQAEGFATRVYADGETALKALLDNPPDLAIFDIKMPRMDGLQLLQSLRAQSGLPVIFLTSKDEEPDEALGLALGADDYITKPFSQRLLVARIRAILRRSDLVRNPPSDTPGDEHAGTIERGRLRLDPARHQVTWSDRAVSLTVTEFLILEALAMRPGVVKSRNQLMDAAYNDDVFVDDRTIDSHIKRLRRKFRAVDPEFAAIETLYGAGYSFADG, from the coding sequence ATGAACGCCCAGCCTTCACACGAGAACGACATCCAGAACGGAGCAGCGCCAGCCTCTGCGACGGGTGCTGCGGCCGGTGCTGCGACGGCTCGCCAACAGACTGTGGCGCTGGTGGACGATGACCGCAACATCCTGACGGCGGTGTCGATCGGCCTCCAGGCGGAAGGCTTCGCCACCCGCGTCTATGCCGACGGCGAGACGGCGTTGAAGGCGTTGCTGGACAACCCGCCCGACCTGGCGATCTTCGATATCAAGATGCCGCGCATGGATGGCTTGCAACTGCTGCAGTCGTTGCGCGCGCAGTCCGGCCTTCCCGTCATTTTCCTCACGTCCAAGGACGAGGAGCCGGATGAGGCGCTGGGTCTGGCGCTCGGCGCGGACGATTACATCACCAAGCCGTTCAGCCAGCGCCTGCTGGTCGCCCGCATTCGCGCGATCCTGCGTCGTAGCGATCTGGTCCGCAATCCGCCGAGCGACACGCCTGGCGATGAGCATGCCGGCACCATCGAGCGCGGCCGCCTGCGGCTCGATCCCGCTCGCCACCAGGTCACCTGGAGCGACCGCGCCGTGTCGTTGACGGTAACCGAGTTCCTGATCCTGGAGGCACTGGCGATGCGCCCCGGCGTCGTGAAGAGCCGCAACCAGCTGATGGACGCAGCCTACAACGATGACGTGTTCGTCGACGATCGCACTATCGACAGCCACATCAAGCGGCTGCGCCGCAAGTTCCGCGCCGTCGATCCGGAGTTCGCCGCCATCGAGACGCTCTACGGCGCCGGCTACTCGTTTGCCGATGGCTGA
- a CDS encoding HPr family phosphocarrier protein, which yields MIACRESVLIINQRGLHARASAKFVNMVSELPSTCAVTVSKDGVEAAGGSILGLMMLGAAKGDTIEIAVAGDGAEEALEQLAGLVKDGFGED from the coding sequence ATGATCGCCTGTCGCGAATCGGTGCTGATCATCAACCAGCGCGGCCTCCACGCGCGGGCGAGCGCCAAGTTCGTCAACATGGTCAGCGAACTGCCTTCCACGTGTGCCGTTACCGTCAGCAAGGACGGTGTCGAAGCGGCCGGTGGCTCGATCCTGGGGCTGATGATGCTGGGTGCGGCCAAGGGCGATACGATTGAGATCGCGGTCGCCGGGGACGGTGCCGAGGAAGCACTCGAGCAGCTGGCCGGGCTCGTCAAGGACGGCTTCGGCGAGGACTAG
- the secA gene encoding preprotein translocase subunit SecA codes for MLGAIVKSIFGSSNERYVKSLDKVVRQIADFEPTIAAMSDDELAAQTQKFRHQLSAGSTLDDILPEAFATVREAAKRVLGMRHFDVQMIGGIVLHRGEIAEMRTGEGKTLVATLATYLNALEGKGVHIVTVNDYLARRDAEQMGQVHGFLGLTVGVIVPNLNEYERREAYGADITYGTNNEFGFDYLRDNMKHDRSQMVQRPFNFAIVDEVDSILIDEARTPLIISGPTDDKSDLYMQVDAIVKTLDPEDYETDEKSKSVTLTEDGVEKTERILESAGLLEGSNLYDVENTQVVHHLDQALKAVVMFKRDIDYIVKDGKVVIIDEFTGRMMDGRRWSNGLHQAVEAKEGVQIEPENQTMASITFQNYFRMYPKLSGMTGTAATEAAEFFDIYKINVVTIPTNVPVRRVDEEDEFYKNTLDKFAAIAKLIRERYESGQPVLVGTVSIEKSELLSDFLTKEGVQHNVLNARFHEMEAHIVAQAGRLNAVTIATNMAGRGTDIQLGGNVEFRVEDELRDMPEGPERDEALAKIKAEVAAEKAQVLAAGGLCVIGTERHESRRIDNQLRGRSGRQGDPGLSKFYLCLEDDLLRIFGPDTLFSRMMNSNLADGEAIGSKWLSKAIETAQKKVEARNYEVRKQVVEYDDVMNDQRKVIYEQRSDIMDAETVDDVVVEMRQDTVNAIVADACPPNSYPENWNVEQLKARALDVLGIDIPIEAWIEEDGVDPEVVEERVAALADQHMAAKMAQDEPSIWRQVEKSILLDRLDHYWKEHLATLDALRQVVFLRAYAQKTPINEYKQEAFSLFERMLETIREDVTRILSVSELRMPEPMDLPELPDFLTGHIDPLTGFDDSADGDGSARQAALFGALASAPQAAVGPGASGENPYADLTISRNAPCPCGSGNKYKHCHGALA; via the coding sequence ATGCTTGGGGCCATCGTCAAGTCCATCTTCGGCTCGTCCAACGAGCGCTACGTCAAGTCGCTCGACAAGGTCGTGCGCCAGATCGCCGACTTCGAGCCTACCATCGCCGCGATGAGCGACGACGAACTCGCCGCGCAGACGCAGAAGTTCCGCCACCAGCTCTCGGCGGGCAGCACGCTCGACGACATCCTGCCCGAAGCTTTCGCAACGGTACGCGAGGCGGCCAAGCGCGTGCTCGGCATGCGGCACTTCGACGTGCAGATGATCGGCGGCATCGTGCTTCACCGCGGCGAGATCGCCGAGATGCGTACGGGCGAGGGCAAGACGCTGGTGGCGACGCTGGCAACCTACCTCAACGCCCTAGAAGGCAAGGGCGTACACATCGTCACCGTCAACGATTACCTCGCCCGCCGCGACGCGGAGCAGATGGGCCAGGTCCACGGCTTCCTCGGCCTGACGGTCGGCGTGATCGTGCCCAACCTCAACGAGTACGAGCGCCGCGAAGCTTATGGCGCCGACATTACATACGGCACCAACAACGAGTTCGGCTTCGACTACCTGCGCGACAACATGAAGCATGACCGTAGCCAGATGGTGCAGCGGCCCTTCAACTTCGCGATCGTCGACGAGGTGGACTCGATCCTGATCGACGAGGCGCGCACGCCGCTGATCATCTCGGGCCCGACCGACGACAAGTCCGACCTCTACATGCAGGTCGATGCGATCGTGAAGACGCTCGACCCTGAGGACTACGAGACCGACGAGAAGAGCAAGAGCGTCACCCTGACCGAGGACGGCGTCGAGAAGACCGAGCGCATCCTGGAGAGCGCGGGCCTGCTCGAAGGCTCAAACCTCTACGACGTCGAGAACACGCAGGTGGTGCACCACCTCGACCAGGCGCTGAAGGCCGTGGTCATGTTCAAGCGGGACATCGACTACATCGTCAAGGACGGCAAGGTCGTCATAATCGACGAGTTCACCGGGCGCATGATGGATGGCCGGCGCTGGTCTAACGGCTTGCACCAGGCGGTCGAGGCCAAGGAGGGCGTCCAGATCGAGCCCGAGAATCAGACCATGGCCTCGATCACCTTCCAGAACTACTTCCGCATGTACCCCAAGCTTTCCGGCATGACCGGCACCGCGGCTACCGAAGCGGCCGAGTTCTTCGACATCTACAAGATCAACGTCGTCACCATCCCCACCAACGTGCCGGTGCGGCGCGTCGACGAGGAGGACGAGTTCTACAAGAACACGCTCGACAAGTTCGCTGCCATCGCCAAGCTGATCCGCGAACGCTACGAGAGCGGGCAGCCGGTGCTGGTCGGCACCGTGTCGATCGAAAAGTCGGAACTGCTGTCGGACTTCCTGACCAAGGAAGGCGTGCAGCATAACGTGCTCAACGCCCGCTTCCACGAGATGGAGGCGCACATCGTGGCGCAGGCGGGCCGGCTGAATGCGGTGACGATCGCCACCAACATGGCCGGCCGTGGTACTGACATCCAGCTGGGCGGCAACGTCGAGTTCCGCGTCGAGGACGAGCTACGCGACATGCCGGAGGGGCCGGAGCGCGACGAGGCGCTGGCCAAGATCAAGGCCGAAGTCGCCGCCGAGAAGGCGCAGGTTCTCGCCGCCGGCGGTCTCTGCGTGATCGGCACTGAACGGCACGAAAGCCGCCGCATCGACAACCAGCTGCGCGGCCGCTCGGGGCGTCAGGGCGATCCGGGCCTGTCCAAGTTCTACCTCTGCCTCGAAGACGATCTGCTGCGCATCTTCGGTCCCGACACGCTGTTCTCGCGCATGATGAACAGCAACCTGGCCGACGGCGAGGCGATCGGCTCGAAGTGGCTGAGCAAGGCGATCGAGACCGCGCAGAAGAAGGTCGAAGCGCGCAATTACGAAGTGCGCAAGCAGGTCGTCGAATACGATGACGTGATGAACGACCAGCGCAAGGTCATCTACGAGCAGCGTTCCGACATCATGGATGCCGAGACGGTCGACGATGTCGTTGTCGAGATGCGCCAGGACACGGTGAACGCGATCGTCGCCGATGCCTGCCCGCCCAACTCCTACCCGGAGAACTGGAACGTCGAGCAGCTGAAGGCGCGTGCGCTGGACGTCCTGGGGATCGATATCCCGATCGAGGCCTGGATCGAGGAGGACGGCGTCGATCCGGAGGTGGTCGAGGAACGCGTCGCAGCCCTCGCGGACCAGCACATGGCTGCCAAGATGGCACAGGACGAACCCTCGATCTGGCGCCAGGTTGAGAAGAGCATCCTGCTCGACCGGCTTGACCACTACTGGAAGGAGCACCTCGCAACCCTCGATGCGCTGCGTCAGGTGGTGTTCCTGCGTGCCTATGCGCAGAAGACGCCGATCAACGAGTACAAGCAGGAGGCCTTCAGCCTCTTCGAGCGCATGCTGGAAACTATCCGCGAGGACGTGACGCGCATCCTCTCGGTCAGCGAGCTGCGCATGCCCGAGCCGATGGACCTGCCCGAGTTGCCCGACTTCCTGACCGGGCACATCGACCCGCTGACCGGCTTCGACGATTCGGCGGATGGCGATGGCTCGGCACGGCAGGCGGCGCTGTTCGGTGCCCTCGCCAGCGCTCCGCAGGCTGCAGTGGGACCGGGCGCCTCGGGTGAGAACCCCTATGCCGACCTGACAATCAGCCGCAACGCGCCGTGTCCGTGTGGTTCGGGCAACAAGTACAAGCACTGCCACGGGGCTTTGGCTTGA
- a CDS encoding PTS sugar transporter subunit IIA has protein sequence MIGMILVTHGDLAVEFVRAMEHVVGAQTAVGTVCIGPNDDMEQRRREIAGKIRDVDSGEGVVVLTDLFGGTPSNLAISLMEAGKVEVIAGINLPMLIRLAKARRCMSVREAASAARDAGRNYITIASEYLGQDA, from the coding sequence ATGATCGGCATGATCCTCGTCACCCATGGCGATCTGGCTGTCGAATTCGTCAGGGCCATGGAGCACGTGGTCGGCGCGCAGACGGCGGTGGGGACCGTGTGCATCGGTCCCAACGACGACATGGAGCAGCGCCGCCGCGAGATCGCCGGCAAGATCCGTGATGTGGACTCCGGCGAAGGCGTCGTCGTGCTGACCGACCTGTTCGGCGGCACTCCGTCCAATCTCGCCATTTCGCTGATGGAAGCAGGCAAGGTCGAAGTGATCGCCGGCATCAACCTACCGATGCTGATCCGCCTGGCCAAGGCGCGCCGCTGCATGTCGGTGCGCGAAGCGGCGTCTGCCGCACGCGATGCCGGCCGCAACTACATCACCATCGCGTCCGAATACTTGGGGCAGGACGCATGA
- the rlmB gene encoding 23S rRNA (guanosine(2251)-2'-O)-methyltransferase RlmB has product MAKGGGSRGAGGEAGSSAGGRALRGRAGRMKNGRGSGRASSGAVRLWGRHAVEAALLNPDRVHRKLWATREGVESLNGDLPPDFPVEWAQAADLARLVARDAPHQGLVLECEPLEDVFLSDVLEGEAQRAILVLDQVTDPHNVGALMRTAAAFDAVAVVTQDRHAPPESGTLAKSASGALEIVPWVRVVNLARALEEIAEAGYWRIGLAGEAETTLAEALPAGPVALVLGAEGEGMRHNITQHCDALARLPIHESMESLNVSNAGAIALYAVATR; this is encoded by the coding sequence ATGGCTAAGGGCGGCGGCTCCAGGGGAGCAGGAGGGGAAGCGGGCAGCTCGGCTGGCGGCAGGGCCCTGCGCGGTCGCGCGGGCCGGATGAAGAACGGCCGCGGCTCTGGCCGCGCCTCGTCCGGCGCGGTTCGCCTCTGGGGGCGCCACGCCGTGGAGGCCGCCCTGCTCAACCCCGACCGCGTGCACCGCAAGCTCTGGGCCACGCGCGAGGGTGTCGAGTCGCTGAACGGTGACCTTCCGCCCGACTTTCCCGTCGAGTGGGCGCAGGCGGCCGACCTCGCCCGGCTGGTTGCACGCGACGCGCCGCACCAGGGATTGGTGCTGGAATGCGAGCCCCTGGAGGACGTGTTCCTGTCGGACGTGCTCGAAGGCGAGGCGCAGCGCGCGATCCTGGTGCTCGATCAGGTTACCGACCCGCATAACGTCGGCGCCCTGATGCGAACCGCTGCGGCGTTCGATGCGGTCGCGGTGGTCACGCAGGATCGCCACGCTCCGCCCGAATCGGGCACGCTCGCCAAGTCGGCCTCCGGCGCGCTGGAGATCGTGCCCTGGGTGCGCGTGGTGAACCTCGCCCGGGCACTGGAGGAGATCGCCGAGGCGGGCTACTGGCGTATCGGCCTTGCCGGCGAGGCGGAGACGACCCTGGCCGAAGCGCTGCCCGCCGGGCCGGTCGCGCTGGTGCTCGGCGCAGAGGGCGAAGGCATGCGCCACAACATCACCCAGCACTGCGATGCGCTGGCCCGGCTGCCGATCCACGAGTCGATGGAGAGCCTGAACGTCAGCAATGCCGGCGCGATTGCGCTCTACGCCGTGGCGACGCGATAG
- a CDS encoding helix-turn-helix transcriptional regulator: MIENSPLAAVVSNPRLPDNPIIECNEPFLELTGYGRGEVIGRNCRFLAGPETEPWLSDKMRESIQAQKPVLVEILNYRKNGTSFRNAVMVVPLFDEDGELQYYLGSQVEVPKGDGYLNGSGEGLSSSKGKVETLTGRQREILIQMADGKLNKQIAFDLGLSERTVKMHRAALFRALGVKTSADAIRIAVEAGH, translated from the coding sequence ATGATCGAAAACAGCCCGCTCGCGGCTGTCGTCAGCAACCCCCGCCTCCCCGACAACCCCATTATCGAATGCAACGAGCCGTTCCTGGAGCTCACGGGCTACGGCCGCGGCGAAGTGATCGGGCGCAACTGCCGCTTTCTCGCAGGGCCGGAGACCGAGCCCTGGCTGAGCGACAAGATGCGCGAATCGATCCAAGCGCAAAAGCCGGTGCTGGTAGAGATTCTGAACTACCGCAAGAACGGCACGTCGTTCCGCAACGCGGTCATGGTCGTGCCGCTGTTCGATGAGGATGGCGAGTTGCAGTACTACCTCGGCTCGCAAGTCGAGGTGCCCAAGGGTGACGGCTACCTCAACGGCAGTGGCGAGGGGCTGTCCTCGTCCAAGGGCAAGGTCGAGACGCTGACGGGGCGCCAGCGCGAAATCCTGATCCAGATGGCCGATGGCAAGCTCAACAAACAAATCGCTTTCGACCTGGGCCTGAGCGAGCGAACCGTAAAGATGCACCGGGCCGCCCTGTTCCGAGCGTTGGGAGTGAAGACCAGCGCTGATGCGATCCGGATTGCAGTCGAAGCAGGCCACTAA